The following nucleotide sequence is from Devosia salina.
ATTTCGCTGCGATTGGCGACGAGAATTTTCTTGATGGGCATCGATGTCCGTTCCGAGCAGGAGGGGGCAAGGACCGCTTGGGTCCGGCTCAGCAAAAGCCGACGGAACGGACGGTTGCCCGTCCAACCGTCGAAAGCGTGATATCAGTTCTGACCGAGATAGCCGGCCAGGTGACTCATGTCGTATCCCGCTTCAGCCGCCTGGGCGATGATCTGGTCGGCCGGGGCGTCCCCCGCCTGGCTCAGCGCCCACAGCGTGGTCGAGCGCGTGCCCGACCGGCAGAAACAGAATACCTTGCCGTCGCTCCCCTCAAGCACGGCCTTGGTGGCATTGACGAGATCGGGATTGACCCCGTCCCGTCCCAGCGGAATGGCATGATAGGTCAGCCCGGCGGCCCTGGCGGCCGCTTCTATTTCCGCGCCAGCCGGCTGGTCCGGCGACTCGCCGTCCGGCCGGTTGTTGACGATGGCGACAAAGCCCAGGTCCTTGAGCGTTTTCACGTCATCCGGCTGGATTTGTCCCGAGACGCTGACGTGATCGTTGATCCGCTTCAATTCCAAGGCTTGTCACTCCCATAAACCCTTGCGGCCCGTCCCCGGACGTGGTGCTCACATCCGGCGTCTCGCCACAGGCCTGGCGCCGGCACGCATTGGCCCGTTATAGCCACGGCGTTGCGCCGGACGCAACTGGCAGCGGCGCAAACCTGTCATGGAACTGTCGCAGCCTCTCAGGCAGCGCAGGTCACCTTGTGAACGGCCAGTGGGCCCGGACGCCCCAGGTGATAGCCCTGCAGCGCCGTGCAGCCGGCCGCGATCAGCATCTGCATCTGCTCCTCGGTTTCGATCCCCTCGGCCACCACCTCGAGCGAGAGCGACCGGGCAATGTCACACACGGCCGAAACGATCATGGCATTGACCGGATTGGCCGAGAAATCGGCGACATAGGTGCGGTCGATCTTGATGATGTCGAA
It contains:
- a CDS encoding TIGR01244 family sulfur transferase; protein product: MELKRINDHVSVSGQIQPDDVKTLKDLGFVAIVNNRPDGESPDQPAGAEIEAAARAAGLTYHAIPLGRDGVNPDLVNATKAVLEGSDGKVFCFCRSGTRSTTLWALSQAGDAPADQIIAQAAEAGYDMSHLAGYLGQN